One genomic segment of Gossypium arboreum isolate Shixiya-1 chromosome 3, ASM2569848v2, whole genome shotgun sequence includes these proteins:
- the LOC108474711 gene encoding homeobox protein knotted-1-like 6 — translation MDEMYGFNATGEYADKALMSPENLILPSDYHAWLCSSGRVPMFGSDELISAASAISEAASITPEIRREEDMSCVIKAKIASHPSYPRLLQAYIDCQKVGAPPEIASILDEILREKYVNRRDIVPTCLGADPELDEFMETYCDMLVKFKSDLSRPFDEATTFLNKIEMQLRNLCTGASIRGPSDEGGVSSDEDISGGEVEGQEGQGKSEDRGLKDRLLRRFGSHISSLKLEFSKKKKKGKLPREARQTLLEWWNVHYKWPYPTEADKLALAESTGLDQKQINNWFINQRKRHWKPSESMQFAVMDNLSGQFFSED, via the exons ATGGATGAAATGTATGGTTTCAACGCGACGGGGGAGTACGCTGACAAGGCTTTGATGTCACCGGAAAACCTGATCCTTCCTTCAGATTACCATGCTTGGCTTTGCTCATCGGGCCGGGTTCCTATGTTTGGATCGGACGAGTTAATCTCTGCTGCCTCTGCCATATCCGAAGCTGCTTCCATCACCCCTGAAATTCGACGAGAAGAGGACATGTCATGCGTCATCAAAGCCAAAATCGCGTCCCACCCTTCTTATCCTCGTTTGCTTCAAGCTTATATTGATTGCCAGAAG GTTGGGGCACCACCTGAGATAGCGAGTATATTGGATGAAATTCTGAGAGAGAAATATGTTAACAGGCGGGATATTGTGCCAACTTGCTTGGGAGCCGATCCCGAGCTCGACGAGTTCATG GAAACTTACTGCGATATGTTAGTGAAATTCAAATCTGATCTTTCAAGGCCTTTCGATGAAGCGACTACCTTTCTAAACAAGATTGAAATGCAGCTTCGGAATCTCTGCACCGGTGCCTCCATTAGAGGTCCATCTG ATGAAGGGGGAGTATCATCAGATGAAGATATTAGTGGTGGGGAAGTAGAAGGACAAGAAGGGCAGGGGAAAAGTGAAGATAGAGGTCTAAAGGACAGGCTGCTTCGAAGATTTGGGAGTCATATTAGCAGCTTGAAGTTGGAATTctctaagaagaagaagaaagggaaACTACCAAGAGAAGCACGACAAACATTGCTCGAGTGGTGGAATGTTCACTACAAATGGCCATACCCTACG GAGGCAGATAAGCTAGCATTGGCGGAATCAACGGGGCTAGACCAGAAACAAATCAATAACTGGTTTATAAATCAAAGAAAGCGGCACTGGAAACCATCGGAGAGCATGCAATTCGCGGTTATGGATAATCTGTCGGGACAATTCTTTTCAGAGGACTGA